Proteins from a genomic interval of uncultured Desulfuromusa sp.:
- a CDS encoding pyridoxamine 5'-phosphate oxidase family protein has protein sequence MRRSDKAVTEQGAIEKILHTGTICQLAFSDEPVPYLVTLNYGYHDGALYFHSAREGRKIDLIRKHGQAAFTVALDRGLITGEKACDWSVRFQSVVGHGSVILIETPEEKRQALDLFMAQYSSDDFSYPDKMIQATAVFKLEINAMTAKQSRIEA, from the coding sequence ATGCGTCGTAGTGACAAGGCAGTGACTGAGCAGGGAGCAATAGAAAAAATTTTACACACGGGAACAATTTGTCAATTGGCATTTTCAGATGAACCGGTTCCTTATCTTGTCACCCTGAATTATGGCTATCATGATGGTGCTCTCTACTTTCATTCAGCTCGGGAAGGGCGTAAAATTGATTTAATCAGGAAACATGGTCAGGCCGCATTTACCGTGGCCCTTGACCGAGGCTTGATCACCGGTGAAAAAGCCTGTGACTGGAGTGTCCGGTTTCAGTCGGTGGTGGGGCATGGTTCGGTCATTCTGATTGAAACTCCAGAGGAGAAGCGGCAAGCGTTAGATCTGTTTATGGCCCAATACAGCAGTGATGACTTCAGTTATCCCGATAAAATGATTCAGGCAACGGCGGTTTTTAAGCTTGAGATCAATGCAATGACGGCGAAACAATCAAGGATTGAGGCATAA
- a CDS encoding nucleoside recognition domain-containing protein, which produces MSSPGFFPRLKQAVIDLVLEALHASVELFKIIVPISIVTRFLQQWGIVDQLGVLLGPIMELVGLPGQLGLVWATGMVTSIYGGMVVFASVAPGLELSVAQVTVLGSMILVAHGLPVELRIAQKAGTRFRAMALIRIGGALLLGWILHMTYQLSGTLQQANHALWNPETVAPNWSAWAVAELRTMIMIFIIILGLMAFLRILKKLGISDLMTRLLEPVLTVLGMGREAAPITIIGMTLGLSYGGGLIIREAQSGRLNQRDIFSSVALMGLCHSIFEDTLLLMVLGAHISGILWGRLLFSLLVVFLLARLIKVLPASIFDRYLMRRVKRDLSTAEARCC; this is translated from the coding sequence ATGTCTTCACCCGGCTTTTTTCCACGACTGAAACAAGCTGTTATTGACCTTGTTCTTGAAGCTCTCCATGCAAGTGTGGAGTTGTTCAAAATTATTGTTCCTATCAGTATTGTCACCCGATTTTTGCAGCAATGGGGAATTGTTGATCAGTTGGGTGTGTTGCTGGGACCGATCATGGAATTGGTCGGGTTGCCGGGACAATTGGGACTGGTCTGGGCAACGGGTATGGTGACAAGTATTTATGGTGGTATGGTGGTTTTTGCTTCCGTTGCTCCCGGGTTGGAACTGTCCGTTGCCCAGGTCACCGTCCTGGGCAGTATGATTCTGGTGGCCCATGGTTTGCCGGTTGAATTGCGGATTGCTCAAAAAGCAGGAACCCGGTTTCGGGCCATGGCTTTGATCCGCATTGGTGGCGCTTTGTTGCTGGGCTGGATTCTGCACATGACTTATCAGTTGAGTGGGACTTTGCAGCAGGCGAATCATGCTCTCTGGAATCCTGAGACCGTGGCCCCGAACTGGAGTGCCTGGGCTGTTGCTGAGTTGCGGACCATGATCATGATTTTTATCATCATTCTTGGGCTCATGGCGTTTTTGCGGATTTTGAAAAAACTGGGAATCAGTGACTTGATGACACGCCTGTTAGAGCCAGTGCTCACAGTTCTTGGGATGGGGCGTGAAGCTGCTCCGATTACAATTATCGGAATGACACTCGGGCTGAGTTATGGTGGTGGACTGATTATCCGGGAAGCACAATCAGGACGTCTCAACCAGCGCGATATTTTTTCTTCAGTTGCTTTAATGGGGCTCTGCCATAGTATTTTTGAAGATACCCTGCTGTTGATGGTTCTGGGAGCTCATATTTCCGGGATTTTATGGGGACGCCTGCTGTTTTCATTGCTTGTCGTTTTCCTGCTGGCTCGTCTGATCAAGGTATTACCTGCATCTATTTTTGATCGTTATCTGATGCGGCGGGTGAAGCGTGACCTTTCAACTGCGGAGGCGCGCTGTTGTTAG
- a CDS encoding dihydrofolate reductase, with product MLVSIIVAMGNNRVIGNKGQLPWHLPEDLQRFKRLTMGHSLIMGRRTFESIGRPLPGRQMIVLSRDPDYKVAGCDVVSGIEAAFQLARSAEEVFICGGAEIYQQTLSLAERIYLTKLGVDPDGDALFPEIPVGDFKAICIRQFNGAPAYQFSILQRCESRRALSPETENKL from the coding sequence TTGTTAGTTTCAATCATTGTGGCTATGGGAAACAATCGGGTCATCGGTAACAAAGGTCAACTTCCCTGGCATCTACCGGAGGATCTGCAACGGTTTAAGCGATTAACCATGGGGCATTCCTTGATCATGGGACGGCGTACTTTTGAATCGATAGGTCGCCCGCTGCCGGGGCGACAGATGATTGTTTTAAGCCGGGACCCAGACTATAAGGTTGCAGGTTGTGATGTTGTCAGCGGGATTGAAGCAGCTTTTCAACTTGCAAGGTCAGCAGAGGAAGTGTTTATTTGTGGCGGAGCTGAAATTTACCAGCAGACCCTGTCTCTGGCAGAGCGGATCTATCTGACTAAATTGGGCGTTGATCCGGATGGTGACGCGCTTTTCCCAGAAATACCCGTTGGCGACTTTAAAGCCATTTGCATACGACAATTCAACGGGGCTCCGGCCTATCAGTTTTCTATTTTACAGCGATGTGAAAGTCGCCGGGCCCTTTCCCCAGAAACAGAAAATAAGCTCTAA
- a CDS encoding isochorismatase family protein — protein MNIIEIEKEKTASFDVDPQRGFTPLCPNELPVAEGDEIAGELNAQAAFARLRLVSKDCHPVAAPWVAQSAAEVMQPVEGSYPNLDIKWPPHCVVGTEGNRLIPGLPDEADYDLVVEKGKDPLMHPYGACFQDLQETISTGAVEWLKKQGVDTLLLGGLATDYCVKTTGLQLLQAGFRVILNRAACRGVAAETSRQGLEELRRAGAQFVNSSDDLVLI, from the coding sequence ATGAATATAATTGAGATCGAGAAGGAAAAGACAGCGAGTTTTGACGTCGATCCACAGCGTGGATTCACACCTTTATGTCCCAATGAGTTACCGGTTGCAGAAGGGGATGAAATAGCGGGAGAACTGAATGCTCAGGCTGCTTTTGCCCGTTTGCGCCTGGTGAGTAAAGACTGTCATCCGGTTGCGGCACCTTGGGTGGCTCAATCAGCTGCCGAAGTCATGCAACCTGTCGAGGGAAGCTATCCAAACCTGGATATCAAGTGGCCTCCTCATTGCGTGGTGGGAACAGAGGGGAATCGTCTGATTCCGGGTCTTCCGGATGAGGCTGATTATGATCTGGTTGTTGAAAAGGGCAAAGACCCTTTGATGCATCCTTACGGAGCCTGTTTTCAGGACCTGCAGGAGACGATCAGCACCGGAGCTGTTGAATGGCTGAAAAAGCAGGGAGTTGACACGTTGTTACTGGGCGGGCTGGCGACTGATTACTGCGTTAAAACAACCGGATTGCAACTTTTGCAAGCCGGGTTCAGGGTCATTCTTAACCGGGCTGCTTGTCGCGGAGTTGCCGCTGAAACCAGCCGCCAGGGTCTTGAAGAATTACGCCGGGCCGGTGCTCAATTTGTTAATTCCAGTGATGATCTGGTTTTGATATGA
- the pncB gene encoding nicotinate phosphoribosyltransferase: protein MSLNAQDDLLIDSLLDTDLYKITMLQAFYHTSEFRTVDVEWKFACRDLKGFNLAALIPEIMRQLEHLCCLSFTDEELDYLATFPFIKVDLIEFLRIFRLDMRFVQLRPAGKDIELRFRGPLIHVTLFEIYVLAIISELHTFQHCGGFELETAEHILTGKIALLKQQGPMTGFSFADFGTRRRASKNRQKQVLLRLQRELPDYFSGTSNLHFARTLGMMPIGTMAHEWFQSWQAITRLADAQKAALEGWVHEYRGRLGIALTDCYSMDSFIRDFSDPYFIKLYDGLRHDSGSPFVWGEKAISMYQRMGIDPLTKTLVFSDSLNFPRMLEIYEYFKGRARMSFGIGTNLTNDVGIPSLDMVIKLVAVNGKPVAKISDEPGKSMCEDPEYLRYLASVYEISQE from the coding sequence ATGAGCCTAAACGCTCAGGACGACCTGTTAATTGACAGTCTGCTGGATACTGATCTGTATAAGATCACGATGTTACAGGCTTTTTATCACACTTCTGAATTTCGCACTGTTGATGTTGAATGGAAATTTGCTTGCCGTGATTTGAAAGGATTCAATCTCGCCGCTTTAATCCCTGAAATCATGCGTCAACTCGAACATCTCTGTTGCCTCTCCTTTACTGATGAGGAGCTGGATTATCTGGCAACCTTTCCCTTTATCAAAGTTGATCTTATTGAGTTTTTACGGATTTTTCGGCTGGATATGCGTTTTGTGCAACTGCGTCCAGCAGGGAAAGACATTGAGCTGCGTTTTCGTGGGCCGCTGATTCACGTGACTTTATTTGAAATTTATGTCCTGGCTATTATCAGTGAATTACACACGTTTCAGCACTGTGGTGGTTTTGAGCTGGAAACGGCAGAACACATTCTGACGGGAAAAATTGCACTATTGAAACAGCAAGGTCCCATGACCGGGTTTTCCTTTGCCGATTTCGGAACCAGACGCCGAGCCAGCAAAAACAGGCAGAAACAGGTATTGCTCAGATTACAGCGAGAACTGCCGGATTATTTTTCCGGAACCAGTAACCTCCATTTTGCACGGACTCTGGGAATGATGCCTATCGGGACTATGGCACATGAATGGTTTCAAAGCTGGCAGGCGATAACCCGACTGGCCGATGCTCAAAAAGCAGCTCTTGAAGGCTGGGTGCATGAATATCGGGGGCGCTTAGGAATTGCACTGACGGATTGTTATTCCATGGATTCCTTTATCCGTGATTTTTCCGATCCTTATTTTATCAAGCTTTATGATGGTTTGCGTCATGATAGCGGTTCCCCGTTTGTGTGGGGAGAAAAAGCAATTTCCATGTACCAACGGATGGGTATCGATCCGCTGACAAAAACCCTGGTATTCAGTGATTCTTTAAACTTTCCGCGGATGCTTGAGATCTATGAATACTTTAAAGGACGGGCGCGAATGTCATTTGGTATAGGCACCAACCTGACTAACGATGTTGGGATTCCTTCCCTTGATATGGTGATCAAACTGGTTGCAGTGAACGGGAAACCCGTCGCTAAAATTTCTGATGAGCCGGGGAAGAGCATGTGTGAGGATCCGGAATATTTGCGCTATCTCGCCTCTGTTTATGAAATCAGCCAGGAATGA
- a CDS encoding NAD(P)/FAD-dependent oxidoreductase, which produces MKKYDVIVIGGGPAGIFAAGFAALSGARVLLLEKKRRCGSKLLITGKGRCNVTNSETDPRRFSEVFGRNGKALLTALYAFGVDDTINFFQERGLPLKIERGGRVFPEKGKAIDVKKVLDRFVVTSGVALRTSCTVQKIHSEGGLLTSVDTSVGKFAADRFVIATGGLSYPETGCTGDGYDWAKKLDHSLIVPEPALVPVFLAENWTRELSDFNLKNVHVAVQQQGKIMTERFGEAFFTAGGIGGPIILDMSADIRAALKRGEVQLLLDLKPAVELGLFDKRLQRELAAHSNKAFHNSLDNLLPKDMIPLFLRLSGIAAEKKCHSVTRTERNKLLSLFKALELTVTGVEGFKKAIITSGGIPLNEIDMRTMCSRKVANLYFAGEIIDLDGPTGGYNLQLCWSTGYLAGISAAGC; this is translated from the coding sequence ATGAAAAAATATGATGTCATCGTCATTGGTGGTGGGCCGGCAGGTATTTTTGCTGCAGGATTTGCTGCATTATCAGGGGCTCGCGTTTTATTGCTGGAAAAAAAAAGACGCTGTGGATCCAAACTTCTCATCACCGGTAAAGGGCGCTGTAATGTGACAAACAGTGAAACTGACCCGCGCCGATTCAGTGAAGTTTTTGGCCGTAACGGAAAGGCTTTGCTGACAGCTCTTTATGCTTTTGGCGTTGATGACACCATCAATTTTTTTCAGGAACGTGGTCTGCCATTGAAAATAGAGCGGGGAGGGCGGGTTTTTCCGGAAAAGGGGAAAGCCATTGATGTCAAGAAGGTTTTGGACCGTTTTGTTGTTACTTCCGGAGTTGCATTGCGGACCTCGTGTACGGTGCAGAAAATACACTCCGAAGGGGGACTGCTGACCTCCGTTGACACCTCTGTTGGAAAGTTTGCCGCAGATCGATTTGTCATTGCGACGGGAGGCTTATCGTATCCGGAAACCGGTTGTACCGGCGATGGCTATGACTGGGCAAAGAAGCTAGATCATTCCTTGATCGTGCCGGAACCCGCATTAGTCCCGGTATTTCTGGCTGAGAACTGGACTCGGGAGCTGAGTGATTTTAATTTGAAAAATGTCCATGTGGCGGTGCAGCAGCAGGGAAAAATCATGACCGAACGGTTTGGGGAAGCATTTTTTACCGCAGGTGGAATTGGTGGCCCGATTATCCTTGATATGAGTGCAGACATTCGTGCTGCTTTAAAAAGGGGCGAGGTACAGTTGCTTCTTGATCTCAAACCGGCTGTTGAGCTTGGGCTTTTTGACAAACGTCTACAAAGAGAATTGGCTGCGCATAGTAACAAGGCTTTTCATAACTCTCTGGACAACCTGTTGCCGAAGGATATGATTCCCCTGTTTCTTCGTCTTTCCGGCATCGCTGCAGAAAAGAAATGTCATTCAGTCACCCGGACAGAACGGAACAAACTGTTGTCACTGTTTAAGGCGCTGGAGTTAACCGTGACCGGTGTTGAGGGTTTTAAGAAAGCAATTATCACTTCGGGCGGGATCCCTCTGAACGAAATTGATATGCGCACCATGTGTTCCAGAAAGGTTGCAAACCTTTATTTTGCCGGAGAAATCATTGATCTTGACGGGCCCACAGGCGGCTATAATCTACAGCTCTGCTGGTCGACAGGGTATCTGGCGGGAATCAGCGCCGCAGGATGCTGA
- a CDS encoding diguanylate cyclase has protein sequence MILRWGLLLLGCFIFLFPAQGETANIRIGIDNNPPLTRVNQQGEAEGLFPDLFMQVAKAENWSIEYVPCQWQQCLESLATGDIDILPAIAYTKERANLFHFADEVITSSWGQIYQQRNNNVSSVLELAGKKVAVLKQDIYLIGEQGLFQISENFNIEIDYVKVDSYQDAFTLLNNGAVDAAMVGRFYGLKNAQKFDLLPAPIMIKPIQVRPAFAATIPQQYKIDFDQLLHKWKQSTNSVYYQLLDKWLGVKNPALLPRWFTTSLSSLVGMFALLLFITFWTRKQVKIKTRELSRQQQHYQIFFEESQSIMLLVDPETAEIVDANPAACKFYQYRREQLQNMKMWQINQIGEAEVKNRLAAAIKLDQQQFERVHTRADGTKVPVEVYRSPIHTRDRTLLYSIIHDISKRKRAEQELEERNNFLQSVIDGVSDPMMVISLDYQILQLNKSARQQQSIPVEHGQLACYQLSHGLQIPCNGNDYPCPLLEIKETKLPVTVIRHHETDQGKRILELCASPLFDANGELYAIIEVVRDITERLQIEELLNENEKRLHHLAHHDSLTDLPNRLLFDDRLKQALSKARRSGRQVALFFLDLDHLKIINDNLGHDYGDLLLIDIAKRLRKCVREGDTVARMGGDEFLVLLEEVESVEMIAAMAERICNSLSHELVKGEFRQEISASIGISIYPEDAKNEQEMMKNADLAMYRVKSSGKANYQFYSAPQGRFLFD, from the coding sequence TTGATACTGCGCTGGGGGTTATTACTTCTTGGCTGCTTCATTTTTCTTTTTCCCGCCCAGGGAGAAACTGCCAATATCAGAATCGGAATTGACAATAACCCTCCACTGACCCGTGTCAATCAACAGGGGGAAGCAGAAGGATTATTTCCAGACCTTTTCATGCAGGTTGCAAAAGCTGAAAACTGGTCGATAGAATATGTCCCCTGCCAATGGCAACAATGCCTTGAATCTCTTGCAACAGGTGATATTGATATATTGCCTGCCATCGCTTACACAAAAGAACGAGCCAACCTTTTTCATTTTGCCGATGAAGTCATAACCAGTAGCTGGGGACAGATCTATCAACAGAGAAACAATAATGTCTCTTCAGTTTTGGAATTAGCTGGAAAAAAGGTTGCTGTTTTAAAACAGGATATCTACCTGATTGGTGAACAAGGGTTGTTTCAGATCTCTGAGAATTTTAATATTGAAATTGATTACGTAAAAGTCGACTCGTATCAGGACGCCTTTACCCTTCTTAATAATGGGGCTGTGGATGCTGCAATGGTAGGACGCTTTTACGGGCTGAAAAATGCCCAGAAGTTCGACCTTTTACCCGCACCTATCATGATCAAACCAATTCAGGTGAGGCCCGCTTTTGCAGCGACGATTCCCCAACAGTATAAAATTGATTTCGATCAATTGCTCCATAAGTGGAAACAGTCGACAAATTCCGTTTATTATCAGCTTCTTGATAAATGGCTAGGGGTCAAAAATCCGGCTCTGCTCCCTCGCTGGTTCACAACTTCACTCTCCTCACTTGTAGGGATGTTTGCCCTGCTTCTCTTCATCACATTCTGGACCCGGAAACAAGTGAAAATCAAAACCCGGGAACTATCCAGACAGCAGCAGCACTACCAGATTTTTTTTGAAGAGTCCCAATCGATAATGCTCCTTGTTGACCCTGAAACCGCAGAAATTGTCGATGCGAATCCCGCTGCTTGCAAATTCTACCAATACCGCCGGGAACAACTCCAAAACATGAAAATGTGGCAGATCAATCAGATTGGAGAAGCTGAAGTCAAAAACAGATTAGCTGCGGCAATAAAACTGGATCAACAACAATTTGAACGGGTTCACACTCGGGCTGATGGAACAAAGGTACCGGTAGAGGTCTACAGAAGTCCGATTCACACCAGGGATCGAACCCTGCTCTATTCCATTATCCATGATATCAGCAAAAGAAAAAGGGCTGAACAAGAGCTCGAAGAGCGTAATAATTTTTTACAATCCGTCATTGATGGCGTTTCCGATCCAATGATGGTCATTTCTCTGGACTACCAGATTCTGCAACTGAATAAAAGCGCCAGGCAACAGCAAAGTATCCCTGTCGAACATGGCCAATTGGCCTGCTACCAGCTCTCTCACGGGTTGCAAATTCCCTGTAATGGAAACGATTATCCTTGTCCTCTGCTTGAGATCAAAGAGACTAAGTTGCCGGTTACAGTGATCCGCCACCATGAGACTGATCAGGGGAAACGGATTCTTGAGCTTTGTGCGTCTCCTCTGTTTGATGCCAATGGTGAACTCTATGCCATTATTGAAGTCGTGCGTGATATCACTGAGCGTTTGCAGATTGAAGAGCTCCTCAATGAAAATGAGAAACGCTTACACCATCTGGCTCATCACGATTCCCTCACCGATCTACCGAATCGACTCCTTTTTGACGATCGATTGAAACAGGCACTTAGCAAAGCCCGGCGCAGTGGGAGACAGGTTGCTCTGTTCTTTCTCGATCTGGATCATCTGAAAATCATCAATGACAATCTCGGACACGATTACGGCGATTTACTCCTGATTGATATTGCCAAACGACTCCGGAAATGTGTCCGGGAGGGAGATACTGTTGCCCGAATGGGTGGGGATGAGTTTCTCGTCCTATTGGAAGAAGTGGAATCCGTGGAGATGATTGCAGCGATGGCTGAACGCATCTGTAATTCCTTATCGCACGAACTGGTTAAAGGTGAGTTTCGGCAAGAAATCAGTGCCAGCATCGGCATCAGTATTTACCCTGAGGATGCCAAAAATGAGCAGGAAATGATGAAAAATGCCGATCTGGCAATGTACAGAGTTAAAAGTTCAGGGAAGGCAAACTATCAGTTCTACTCCGCTCCTCAGGGCCGTTTTCTCTTTGATTAA
- the rsgA gene encoding ribosome small subunit-dependent GTPase A — MTLEDWGWSPFFTEKMKPWEKSGYLPAKVIRAEKNYFRVWTLQGELTVRFAGKIRHKADSRVDLPVVGDWVMVEPQTGQRGIIHALLERKSSFSRNLPGRRKTKGQERVEQQVIAANVDLIFIVSGLDRDFNIRRIERYLTLVSSSGADAVVLLNKTDLCENPENCKARVEAISGNAPVHLFMAREAEQLDILFNYMQPGKTIALLGSSGVGKSTILNGMLGEERQKIGAVSQADGKGRHTTTHRELILFPDGGILMDNPGMRELHLWGDTDDLTESFSDIETLAADCKFTDCRHKTEPGCAVTKALETGNLSSERLVSYHKLKDELLNLKQQKK; from the coding sequence ATGACCCTTGAAGACTGGGGCTGGTCCCCTTTTTTTACAGAGAAAATGAAACCTTGGGAGAAGTCTGGATATCTACCGGCAAAGGTGATTCGCGCTGAAAAAAATTATTTCCGTGTCTGGACCCTTCAAGGTGAATTGACTGTCCGTTTTGCCGGAAAAATCCGGCATAAAGCAGACAGCCGTGTTGACCTTCCAGTTGTTGGTGACTGGGTCATGGTTGAACCACAGACCGGGCAGCGGGGTATTATTCATGCTCTGCTGGAACGGAAAAGTTCTTTTTCCCGTAATCTCCCCGGTCGACGTAAAACCAAAGGGCAGGAACGGGTTGAACAGCAGGTGATTGCCGCTAACGTCGACCTGATATTTATTGTCAGCGGATTGGACCGGGATTTCAATATCCGCAGAATTGAACGTTATTTAACTCTGGTCAGCAGCAGCGGTGCTGATGCGGTGGTTTTACTCAACAAAACCGATCTCTGCGAGAACCCCGAAAATTGTAAAGCCCGGGTCGAAGCCATTTCAGGAAACGCCCCTGTCCATTTGTTTATGGCCCGCGAGGCTGAACAGCTTGATATCCTCTTCAATTATATGCAACCGGGAAAAACCATTGCCCTGTTGGGGTCATCCGGCGTTGGAAAATCAACGATTTTGAATGGCATGCTAGGAGAAGAACGTCAGAAAATCGGAGCTGTCAGTCAGGCAGATGGAAAAGGTCGCCATACCACGACCCATCGCGAACTAATCCTGTTTCCTGACGGTGGGATCCTGATGGACAACCCCGGCATGCGGGAACTGCACCTCTGGGGTGATACAGATGATCTGACAGAATCATTTTCAGACATTGAAACCCTGGCAGCAGATTGCAAATTCACTGATTGCCGACATAAAACCGAACCTGGTTGTGCTGTGACTAAAGCACTTGAGACGGGAAACTTGAGTTCAGAGCGCCTTGTCAGCTATCATAAACTGAAAGATGAACTGTTGAACCTGAAGCAACAAAAAAAATAG